The following coding sequences are from one Oncorhynchus nerka isolate Pitt River linkage group LG6, Oner_Uvic_2.0, whole genome shotgun sequence window:
- the rpl39 gene encoding 60S ribosomal protein L39: MSSHKTFRIKRFLAKKQKQNRPIPQWIRMKTGNKIRYNSKRRHWRRTKLGL; this comes from the exons ATG TCGTCCCACAAGACTTTCAGGATCAAACGCTTTCTCGCCAAGAAGCAGAAGCAGAACAGGCCAATTCCACAGTGGATCAGAATGAAGACTGGCAACAAGATCAG GTACAACTCCAAGAGGAGACACTGGAGGAGGACCAAGTTGGGCTTGTAA
- the sowahd gene encoding ankyrin repeat domain-containing protein SOWAHC — MYNGTSIREPTDNSVTHFQPLQDGGALESGSEQTNNGQDSHVKQSGQANVLDRLSRAGVRAFPASVTTYASARRSRLQRQPEVCDTNSGSSERGSLTPAMRKIYLKDLFLNSSGGFASVRSSKGSGASSREIGEEVVEGWALCPMEHAWMLSVVDGNYETIMDFLSEDSSLLTRKDFVSGFTVLHWLAKSGQDETLIQLLRHAEKEGILVNVNLKGSGGLTPLHVAAMHSRYMVIKILVGAFGANIDAMDYNGRKAWQYLKGNAPEEMKELLGTWDDEHRSVGQQNTNNSATLVPKSELSDEERDDPVYFDRTRRNGSWRGSFKKLLAPFLSFVNKN; from the coding sequence ATGTATAACGGCACCAGCATCAGAGAGCCGACAGACAACTCGGTGACACATTTCCAACCCCTGCAAGACGGAGGCGCATTGGAGTCTGGATCTGAACAAACTAATAATGGGCAAGACTCCCATGTCAAGCAATCTGGACAGGCCAACGTCTTGGACCGCTTGTCTAGAGCTGGTGTGCGGGCATTCCCTGCCAGTGTCACTACTTATGCTTCGGCACGCAGATCAAGACTGCAGAGACAGCCAGAGGTGTGTGACACCAACAGTGGCTCATCCGAGAGAGGCTCGCTCACACCCGCCATGCGTAAAATATACTTGAAGGACTTATTTTTGAACTCGTCCGGTGGATTTGCAAGTGTTCGATCTTCGAAAGGTTCCGGTGCGTCTTCAAGGGAGATTGGTGAGGAGGTGGTGGAAGGTTGGGCTCTGTGCCCCATGGAGCATGCATGGATGTTGTCTGTTGTAGATGGAAACTATGAAACCATCATGGACTTTCTTTCCGAAGATTCTAGTCTACTAACCAGGAAAGATTTTGTCAGTGGGTTTACAGTGCTACACTGGTTAGCCAAAAGTGGCCAGGATGAGACACTAATACAATTGCTAAGGCATGCTGAAAAGGAGGGGATTCTAGTCAACGTGAATTTGAAGGGCAGTGGGGGGCTCACCCCACTCCACGTAGCAGCTATGCACAGTCGATACATGGTAATTAAAATTCTAGTCGGTGCGTTCGGTGCCAATATCGATGCCATGGATTACAATGGAAGGAAAGCTTGGCAATATCTGAAGGGCAACGCTCCTGAGGAGATGAAGGAGCTTCTTGGCACTTGGGATGATGAGCACCGTAGCGTGGGTCAGCAGAACACTAACAACAGTGCCACACTAGTGCCCAAGTCAGAATtgagtgatgaggagagagacGATCCAGTCTACTTTGATCGGACTCGAAGGAATGGCAGCTGGCGCGGGTCATTTAAAAAGTTGTTGGCTCCATTCTTGTCATTTGTGAACAAAAATTAA
- the upf3b gene encoding regulator of nonsense transcripts 3B isoform X3 — MYPHVFARAYINFKNQEDIVLFRDRFDGYVFIDNRGQEYPAIVEFAPFQKIAKKRSKKKDAKSGTIDEDADYKKFLEIYNGDDEKFTSTPETLLEEIEAKTKELVAKKTTPLLDFLKNKQRIREEKKEERRRRELERKRQRDEERRKWREEDRRKRKEAEKFKKGDKTAEKDKDQAKEEPKIKLLRKPDRGDDVDVEKPKEKSKKPEKDKMKDDRGPGGSDMKKRQNHESREDRGSRKADEDGHKEGHRDGHKDFRERDIERYRDRERDRERERRQKEKERIRRQDEDRRRRRERHDGENSYRKREDEGKKEKGDRVWEKRKGENAGDSVSHTSSHTDKPKKSEETLREEKAKRDRLRNKDRPAIQLYQPGARNRGARGGGGGESHAGERKSESESKRSQEKGDE; from the exons GGCAGGAGTATCCAGCCATTGTTGAATTTGCTCCTTTTCAAAAGATTGCCAAAAAAAGGAGTAAGAAAAAGGATGCCAAAAGTGGAACAATCGACGAAG ATGCTGACTACAAGAAATTCCTGGAGATTTATAATGGTGATGATGAAAAGTTTACATCCACTCCTGAGACTCTACTGGAGGAAATAGAGGCTAAAACAAAGGAACTAGTGG CTAAGAAAACGACTCCCCTCTTGGACTTCTTGAAGAACAAACAG AGAATCCGTGaggaaaagaaagaggagaggaggagacgagagctAGAACGGAAGCGCCAGCGGGATGAGGAACGTCggaagtggagggaggaggacaggaggaagcgCAAAGAAGCCGAGAAGTTTAAGAAAGGGGACAAAACTGCAGAGAAAGATAAAGACCAGGCAAAGGAGGAGCCAAAAATCAAG CTCCTGAGAAAACCAGACCGGGGAGATGACGTGGATGTGGAAAAGCCTAAAGAGAAGTCAAAGAAACCTGAGAAGGACAAGATGAAAGACGACAGAGGTCCAGGGGGTTCTGATATGAAGAAGCGCCAAAACCATGAAAGCAGGGAGGATAGGGGATCACGGAA AGCTGATGAAGATGGACACAAAGAGGGACATAGAGATGGACACAAAGACTTCAGAGAGCGAGACATAGAAAGATACAGGGACCGCGAacgagacagggagagggaacggCGGCAGAAAGAGAAGGAGCGCATCAGACGACAGGATGAGGATCGACGAAGGAGGAGGGAACGGCACGACGGAGAGAACTCGTACAGAAAGCGAGAGGACGAAGGGAAAAAGGAGAAAGGAGATCGTGTCTGGGAAAAGAGAAAGGGCGAGAATGCAGGAGACTCTGTAAGCCATACTTCAAGCCATACCGATAAGCCTAAAAAGTCAGAAGAAACCCTGAGGGAGGAGAAAGCTAAAAGAGATCGTTTAAGAAACAAG GATCGGCCTGCCATTCAGCTTTACCAGCCAGGTGCTAGGAACCGGGGAGCtcgaggtggtggaggaggagaatctcatgctggggagagaaagtcagagagtgagagcaagagaTCCCAAGAGAAGGGAGATGAATGA